In one Culex quinquefasciatus strain JHB chromosome 2, VPISU_Cqui_1.0_pri_paternal, whole genome shotgun sequence genomic region, the following are encoded:
- the LOC6035682 gene encoding transcription initiation factor TFIID subunit 5 → MAQSKTDLLAVLAVLKKYNLKGTEDLLKKEASLSDIPENAAGEADVNSVLAAYKSEGDPDIYENSYMDLRRFVEESLDIYRHELGLILYPVVVHMYIELVYNGHEEQAKKFISKFGPEQEYYYQDELAKLAMITKKDQMSGNDLTDTFKSNSFTIRISRDTLSLLKRHLHEKKASVILNIVNEHLYFDLYEGVARNKAQCDATTGAMVGEARRTENKVKVYYGLLKEPDVQTLVQAPPEEDDDMDPDAPDKPKKKKPKKDPLFSKKSKTDPNAPPLDRIPLPKLKDVDKMEKIKALRESSKRVNLGPDCLPSVCMYTLLNANYTVTCADICEDSSLIAIGFSDSSIKVWSLSPVKLREMKGADLLKEIDRDADDVLIRMLDDRKAETSRVLHGHSGPVYRTAFAPDRTMMLSCSEDCTIRLWSLHTWTCVVVYKGHQFPVWDVRFSPHGHYFLSCSHDKSARLWSTDSHQPLRIFAGHLSDVDVCIFHPNSNYVATGSSDRTVRLWDVPTGNHLRLMTGHKAPIHSLAFSICGRYLATGSADCRVLIWDLAHGHLLAALTGHSASVHALCFSRDGTVLATGGLDCCLKLWDFSKLCEDISGENVNVSHNPDVRDGEPYLMRSFPTKQTPFLTLHFTRRNLLLGVGMFEGSAT, encoded by the exons ATGGCCCAAAGCAAGACGGACCTGTTGGCCGTTCTGGCTGTGCTGAAAAAGTACAATTTGAAG ggGACGGAAGATTTGCTGAAGAAGGAGGCCAGTTTGTCGGACATTCCGGAGAATGCTGCCGGTGAAGCGGATGTGAACAGTGTGCTGGCGGCGTACAAGAGTGAGGGTGATCCGGATATTTACGAGAATTCTTACATGGATTTGCGGAGGTTTGTGGAGGAATCGTTGGACATTTACCGGCACGAGTTGGGGTTGATTTTGTATCCGGTGGTGGTGCACATGTACATCGAGTTGGTTTACAACGGGCACGAGGAGCAGGCGAAGAAGTTTATCAGCAAGTTTGGTCCGGAGCAGGAGTATTACTACCAGGACGAGCTGGCCAAGCTGGCGATGATAACGAAGAAGGACCAGATGAGTGGGAATGACCTGACGGATACGTTCAAGTCGAACTCGTTTACGATTCGGATCTCGCGTGACACACTTTCGCTGCTGAAGCGGCATCTGCACGAGAAGAAGGCGTCGGTGATTTTGAACATCGTCAACGAGCATCTTTACTTTGATCTGTATGAGGGAGTTGCGCGGAACAAGGCTCAATGTGATGCGACGACGGGGGCCATGGTGGGGGAGGCGCGGCGCACGGAAAATAAAGTTAAGGTTTATTATGGGTTGCTGAAGGAGCCGGACGTGCAAACGCTGGTGCAAGCTCCACCGGAGGAGGACGACGACATGGATCCGGACGCGCCGGATAagccgaagaagaagaagccgaAAAAAGATCCGCTGTTTTCGAAAAAGTCCAAAACCGACCCAAACGCACCGCCTTTGGATCGGATTCCACTACCGAAGTTGAAGGACGTGGACAAGATGGAAAAGATCAAAGCACTTCGGGAGTCCTCGAAGCGGGTCAACCTGGGACCGGACTGTCTTCCTTCTGTTTGTATGTACACGCTGCTTAACGCGAACTACACCGTCACTTGCGCCGATATCTGCGAGGACTCGAGCCTGATTGCGATCGGCTTTTCGGATTCCTCAATCAAAGTTTGGTCACTTTCGCCGGTGAAGCTGCGCGAGATGAAGGGCGCTGACCTGCTGAAGGAAATTGACCGCGATGCGGACGACGTGCTGATCCGGATGTTGGACGATCGCAAGGCGGAGACCAGCCGGGTGCTGCACGGCCACAGCGGCCCGGTGTACAGGACGGCGTTCGCCCCCGATCGGACCATGATGCTGTCCTGCTCGGAGGATTGCACCATTCGACTGTGGTCGCTGCACACGTGGACCTGCGTGGTCGTCTACAAGGGTCACCAGTTCCCGGTTTGGGACGTTCGTTTCTCTCCCCACGGACACTACTTCCTAAGCTGTTCGCACGACAAATCGGCCCGTCTCTGGTCCACCGATTCCCACCAGCCGTTGCGCATCTTCGCCGGCCACCTCTCAGACGTGGACGTTTGCATTTTCCACCCCAACTCGAACTACGTCGCGACCGGCTCGAGCGATCGTACCGTGCGCCTGTGGGACGTCCCCACCGGGAATCACCTCCGTCTAATGACCGGCCACAAGGCCCCCATCCATTCACTTGCATTCTCCATCTGCGGACGCTACCTGGCCACCGGTTCGGCCGACTGTCGCGTACTCATCTGGGACCTGGCCCACGGCCATCTGCTCGCAGCCCTCACCGGCCACTCCGCGTCGGTTCACGCGCTCTGCTTCAGCCGCGATGGAACCGTCCTCGCCACCGGAGGCCTCGACTGCTGCCTCAAGCTGTGGGACTTTAGCAAGCTGTGCGAGGACATCAGCGGGGAGAACGTGAACGTGTCGCACAATCCGGACGTGCGCGACGGCGAGCCGTACCTGATGCGGTCGTTCCCCACTAAGCAAACGCCGTTCCTAACGTTGCACTTTACGCGGCGTAATTTGCTGCTCGGCGTCGGGATGTTCGAGGGTTCGGCGACTTGA